The Thermoclostridium stercorarium subsp. stercorarium DSM 8532 genome contains a region encoding:
- the dnaN gene encoding DNA polymerase III subunit beta, with amino-acid sequence MNFSCNKQDLLEAITTVQKAVMSKATLPILEGIYIEAGDSLKLVGNCFDMGIEYYVNADIKEKGSIVLNSKMFSDIIRGLPDSEVFIHEKENYVVVIECSNSYFEIKGLSPEGYPMLPEIEEKDKITVQQSALKDMIRKTIYAISNDEKNKILTGSLMEASDGEITMVSLDGYRLAIAKTFIKEVVSFKAIIPGKNLGEIYKVLEQSDEKVKITLSTNQALFEFENCRIISKLIDGEYMNYRSFIPEKFETQVEVNVKEFTKGIERASVIMSEENKYPVKLIIEGDSMLITSSTKFGISKEQIEVSTNGSNMTIGFNPRFLLDSFRVIEDEKVEIYFSSPVGPCVVKPIESDKFTFMILPVRI; translated from the coding sequence ATGAATTTTTCCTGTAATAAACAAGATTTACTGGAAGCAATTACTACAGTGCAAAAAGCTGTTATGAGTAAAGCTACATTACCAATATTGGAAGGAATTTACATTGAAGCAGGGGATTCACTTAAGCTTGTAGGAAACTGTTTTGACATGGGCATTGAATACTACGTAAATGCGGACATAAAGGAAAAAGGATCCATTGTGCTTAATTCTAAAATGTTCAGTGACATCATAAGAGGCCTTCCGGATTCAGAAGTATTCATACATGAAAAGGAAAACTATGTTGTAGTCATAGAATGCAGTAATTCATATTTTGAAATTAAAGGCCTTTCTCCGGAAGGATATCCCATGCTTCCGGAGATCGAAGAAAAGGATAAAATTACCGTTCAGCAGTCTGCTTTAAAGGATATGATAAGGAAAACAATATATGCAATCAGTAATGATGAGAAAAATAAAATTTTGACGGGTTCATTGATGGAAGCAAGTGACGGGGAAATAACAATGGTTTCCCTTGACGGGTACAGGCTTGCTATAGCTAAGACCTTCATAAAGGAAGTTGTTTCGTTTAAAGCAATTATACCCGGAAAAAATCTTGGAGAAATATATAAGGTCCTGGAACAGTCTGATGAAAAGGTAAAGATAACCCTTTCAACTAATCAGGCTTTGTTTGAGTTTGAAAACTGCAGAATAATTTCAAAGCTTATAGACGGAGAGTATATGAATTACAGAAGCTTTATACCTGAGAAATTTGAAACTCAGGTAGAAGTAAATGTAAAGGAATTTACAAAAGGAATTGAGAGAGCTTCGGTTATAATGAGTGAAGAAAACAAATATCCTGTAAAGCTGATTATTGAAGGGGACAGTATGCTGATTACTTCAAGTACGAAGTTCGGGATTTCAAAGGAACAGATTGAAGTAAGCACGAACGGAAGCAATATGACAATAGGTTTCAATCCGAGGTTCCTGCTTGATTCGTTCAGAGTGATAGAGGATGAGAAAGTGGAGATTTATTTCAGTTCACCTGTGGGGCCATGTGTGGTTAAGCCGATAGAAAGTGATAAATTTACCTTTATGATTTTGCCGGTAAGGATTTGA
- the dnaA gene encoding chromosomal replication initiator protein DnaA has product MLSAQEIWSKVEKLLETELTRISLDTWIKTAKPLSMTQDTFTIEAPSEFNRDILKTRYIPLITNAIKTVTNKEYHIEVVVKDSYNSTYEQNSNEGSNYYSSLLNPKYTFDTFVRGSGNQFAHAGAVAVAECPAKRYNPFFIYGGVGLGKTHLMHAIGHYILEQNKNAKVLYVTSEKFTNELINSIKDDKNEEFRNKYRNIDVLLIDDIQFIVGKERTQEEFFHTFNALYEAQKQIIISSDKPPKEIATLEDRLRSRFEWGLIADIQAPDFETRIAILKKKAQMEKFEVPDDVMAYIAENIVSNIRELEGALNRVVAYASLTNSPLTVDLAKECLKQLISNNKTKEINPSVIIKTVSRYFDINPESIVGKKRSRDVSYPRQIAMYLCRELTDLSLPKIGQAFGGRDHTTVLHAYEKVLEDIERNSEIRRAVMEMKKNITGA; this is encoded by the coding sequence ATGTTATCAGCACAGGAAATTTGGAGCAAAGTTGAAAAGCTTTTGGAAACAGAACTGACCAGAATAAGTCTTGATACATGGATTAAAACCGCCAAACCTTTAAGCATGACACAGGATACGTTTACCATAGAAGCTCCGTCAGAATTTAACAGGGACATACTGAAAACACGTTATATTCCTCTGATAACTAATGCAATAAAAACCGTTACAAACAAAGAATACCATATTGAAGTAGTAGTGAAGGATTCTTACAATTCGACCTACGAGCAGAATTCCAATGAGGGTTCAAATTATTATTCCTCACTATTAAATCCGAAATATACCTTTGATACATTTGTAAGGGGCAGCGGTAACCAGTTCGCTCATGCAGGCGCTGTTGCGGTGGCCGAATGCCCTGCAAAAAGGTATAACCCTTTTTTCATTTACGGCGGAGTGGGTCTTGGCAAGACTCATCTTATGCACGCCATAGGCCACTATATTCTTGAACAGAACAAAAATGCAAAGGTATTGTATGTAACATCTGAAAAATTTACCAATGAGCTTATTAACTCAATTAAAGATGATAAAAACGAAGAATTCAGAAACAAATACAGAAACATTGATGTGCTTCTTATTGACGATATTCAGTTTATTGTCGGTAAGGAAAGAACACAGGAAGAATTTTTCCATACCTTTAACGCTTTATACGAAGCCCAGAAACAGATCATTATTTCAAGCGACAAACCGCCCAAGGAAATTGCAACCCTGGAGGACAGGCTCAGATCCCGGTTTGAATGGGGGCTTATCGCGGATATCCAGGCACCTGATTTTGAAACGAGGATTGCCATATTAAAGAAAAAAGCGCAAATGGAAAAATTTGAAGTTCCTGATGACGTTATGGCATATATTGCCGAAAACATAGTGTCAAACATACGGGAACTGGAAGGGGCACTGAACAGAGTTGTTGCCTATGCGTCGCTTACAAATAGTCCCCTTACCGTTGATTTGGCCAAAGAATGCCTTAAGCAGCTGATATCAAACAATAAAACAAAAGAGATAAATCCGTCGGTGATAATAAAAACGGTATCCCGTTATTTTGACATCAATCCTGAGTCGATTGTCGGAAAGAAAAGATCAAGGGATGTAAGTTACCCGAGGCAGATAGCCATGTATCTCTGCCGTGAACTGACCGATCTTTCTTTGCCGAAAATAGGACAGGCCTTTGGAGGAAGAGACCATACAACCGTTTTGCACGCCTATGAAAAAGTGCTGGAAGACATAGAAAGAAATTCTGAAATAAGAAGGGCAGTTATGGAAATGAAGAAAAATATTACCGGTGCTTAA